The nucleotide window TTAATACCATGTCTGATGGTATTCTGTGTAATTCTGTTCCGCCCTGCATGGCTAATTATGTAATGAACGATTGTAAGACTATTGTTATTTGATCAATATATGGGTGGAGGTTTTaaaaaaaaaattgaataccAAGGTTTTTACAAAAACCACAGTATTCCTAAAAAACTACAAAAATACTTTGGCTCCTAAACGCACCCTAACAGTATGTGAACTACTCCTTTGGCGGTTGTGCAGATGTCGCGTCATTTTGGTCCTTTCTTCTATACAGAGACATGCATTTTGACTCAATTTTGAGGAAAGAACTGCTCAGCCAATGATGTTCCTACCAACGAATTTATTTTTTGCTGCATATGTAGAAAACAATGTTCCAATAGCTCATCCTACAAGTAATTCTCGCTTGGATGTAAAAACTGCTTCATAGGAACACATTCATGCCAATTATGCAGACATCACACGCCGGTATAATATTTTCCAAACAGGGTAATGCATTTTATTTAGACAGCGGCCACTCGTATAAAGGATACACAAATAGTGCAAAGGCAAAAAAAATTTATTTCTATAAGTATCGCTGCCATATACAAATGCAGCTACAATTTTGAAAAGTAATCATACTAACTGAAATGGTCATAAGCAAGGTGAGAAATAGTGGCGCAAATCGCTGCAGCTACGAAGAAAAAGTGCCGTTCCAATCTCGCTGTGGTATGTGGATGTGTTTTGCTAAGGGCGCCAAAAACATCAGTTTTGGCCATTTAGGTGTCCAAGCCACTCAGATCAATAAGACCATATAAACGACAATGGGAGAAACAGTCACACAACTCTGACAACTCCATTGTCTAAATTGGGAGAGCACAGATGCAATACTGCACGGAAACTATAGAAAAATAAAAACACGGAATATGGATGTGATGTAGCAACCTACATGGGCAATGAAATACAGATGTTCCAACAAAAGCAAACATCAAATATTACAAATATTATCCAAGGATTTCCCAAACTGTGAAATGAGAACGCAAGAGCTGAGAGTATCTCAAAGGAAATCAACGTCATGGCATCGACACGATGATCTATCAAAGGGATCGCTAATAGTCAGATCATGGATGTGCCCAATATGTATCTCGTCTCCGTAGTAAGAGTCACAACTAAAATTAAACTGAGCACCTTGAGAAACCCTGTTATCCAGTTGTAGTTTTCTGTGCTGGCCAGCTCTCCATTCAGAAATGTATTTCTTTCGATTTATTGCAGTGCGTGATGCAAACTCCATATGTTCTAACACTTTTGCATTCAAAAGAAAGAACCTTGCAAAATCAACATCTCTAGGTGTTCCTTGATAGTTTATCAGCACTACTTTTTTGAGATGGAGCTCCAAACATTCAATATAGCCAAGTGGAAAATTGTGTCGTGCTCTTTTTGATGCCCCAGTCCGATATAACTGAAATATGATTTGTAGTTAGTTTGGGATATGGTCCGAAATAGGGATGATTGGCTGATGGCACAAGAAGAAATTGAAGCAACTAGCCATGATGTAAAGAGGACGATAAAGTAGATCGATGGTTAAAAAAAATCTCACCAAGACATATAACTTCTCCAAGCAAGGAAAGAATGTCACAAAGTCAATGGCATCATCGACACTTGGAGGGGAAATGCGCAGAACCAACACTTTAACGGCTCGCACCACATTCATCAAATTGACAGCGAGAAATCCCTAAATTAAGCAATACACACAAATGGTTAGCACGAGAATCTGAAAGGCATAACACAAAAATTAATGGCCGTGGCTACCTGAAGAACATTTGTTTCAAGCTTGCCTTTGGTGAACCCTTCTGGCAGAGAACCCAGGAAGTCCAGTTTGGGTGCGCAAAGCACACGGACTGATAGGTCACAATCTAGTCCAGACAGGAACAACTTTTCTAGGAGAGGGGCATCCTCAACAATGACTTCTTGCAACAATTCATCCGGTTCATTTGGCCAACCAGACCACACACCTAGCCTCCTAAGGGTGGACGAGTTGACCCGAACACCACGGACACCATCCAATTCACTAAGCACCAAGCTCTCCAGTGCAGTGCATCCAGCAAGAACACGGTGGAGGACGACCTCCGAGACGACGACACCTTTAAGTGTGAGCTGCTTGAGTTTGGGGAAATGTAGATCGCCGGCCAATGTGGCCGCAGAGGGGAAATGGATCATGTAGCCGG belongs to Triticum urartu cultivar G1812 chromosome 7, Tu2.1, whole genome shotgun sequence and includes:
- the LOC125520825 gene encoding F-box/LRR-repeat protein At5g35995-like, with the protein product MTTRRAKKRKWQEAELVAGVSPPANDKREVGEGPELISDLHVNVLRRIISLLPTKDGARTQILSTRWRPLFRSAPLNLGVVLRREDEPAPSSLVSRILTDHQAPCRRLSLTWYGYKSDYVSPLLNGWLQSPAFKGLSEFDLWQNRKEIGKELWLVPREEVPYALPPSVLQFLPALHILSIKCTGYMIHFPSAATLAGDLHFPKLKQLTLKGVVVSEVVLHRVLAGCTALESLVLSELDGVRGVRVNSSTLRRLGVWSGWPNEPDELLQEVIVEDAPLLEKLFLSGLDCDLSVRVLCAPKLDFLGSLPEGFTKGKLETNVLQGFLAVNLMNVVRAVKVLVLRISPPSVDDAIDFVTFFPCLEKLYVLLYRTGASKRARHNFPLGYIECLELHLKKVVLINYQGTPRDVDFARFFLLNAKVLEHMEFASRTAINRKKYISEWRAGQHRKLQLDNRVSQGAQFNFSCDSYYGDEIHIGHIHDLTISDPFDRSSCRCHDVDFL